DNA from Megachile rotundata isolate GNS110a chromosome 8, iyMegRotu1, whole genome shotgun sequence:
TAAAACACACCTTACTAATCGTACACAAAAAAGTCGTAAATGTACGTACACAAAATAGATTTACCAACAAAAGTAATGATCACAGTTGATACGACATGAAACGTGAGAATGGTAGCTCGAGAATCACGTTCCTCCAAAGCTAATTCCAACGGATAATAAATTTTTGCGAGAAAAGAATATTCTTCGTCGTTTCGGAAACCCGACAAAAGAATATTAATCCAATTTTTACCTATTAAAAGTCCAATGGgtctaaaagaaaattaatgaaatgatGTTCCTTGAAAACGTGCGTTCTTCTCTGGTACAAAAAGAAACGTATAAAAAATTACACACTACGGTTGTTAGAACACGGAATCAGGGATGATTCATACCAGGTGTCACGGGTCTTGCATAGCAGTACTGCGTATATGTAAAAAAAACGAGTGTAGTGATATGAAAAGAGAAACAACATTTAACACCAGCAACTGGAACAATGAATTCGCAAAAAACATCAGcggtatgtatatacatatatacatcgtatgtaatgtatatatatatgcagAGCAATGATCTGTACAAGGCGAACGTGATCTCTATTAGCCCAACGAGGGTCTAAAGTAAAGAGAGAAAGAGTTTACCTGGATGGAGGCATTCAAAGAGCGAGGGTCAAAAAAAGGGTTTCATAATACAAGAATATATTACAAGGTTAGCGTTTCTGTTGATTTCTTTCAAAGAAGAGTATAGAGAGATCAAAAAATGGTTTCAGGTAACTATATATATATTCGGCCTAGCTAGGAGGGTCGAAAGGGCAGCAAACGTGTTAATTCGAACATGTCTAATGCTAATAACTCACGCTTCAGCTACTTCCAATCCACTTTCAACATTGTTCAACCGAGAACTGATCGAATCACCGAATTTTTCATCGGATTAGGTTGCCAAATGAATTCGCCATTTTACTGCTTTAAAATAATCTTGTAATACAGTAAATTCTAACATAGTGCAACGCTTGTTTCACTTACATAGTGCAGAATATAGTATGTTCTAATTTCTCAAGGtaccaattttccaaggttttaatttctcaaggtcccaatttcccagggTCCTTATTTTCCGaggtttcaatttcccaaaggtcctaattttccaaggttccaatttcccaaggttccaattttccaaggacCCAATCTCTCAAGATCTCCATTTCCCAAagatcccaattttccaaggttccaatttcccaaggtcccaatctctcaaggttccaaacttctaaaggttccaatctcccaagattctaatttcccaaggtcccaattttccacacctcaattttccaaggtcccaatttccaaaagtcccaatttcccaagcttcctatttccaaaagtcccaatttcccaagcttcctatttccaaaagtcccaatttcccaagcttcccatttccaaaagtcccaatttcccaaacccccaatttccaaaagtcccaatttcccaagcttcccatttccaaaagtcccaatttcccaagcttcccatttccaaaagtcccaatttcccaaacccccaatttccaaaagtcccaatttcccaagcttcccatTTCCAAAagccccaattccccaaaccctcaatttctaaaactcccaatttccaaaagtcccaatttcccaagctttcTAATTCTAAaagtccaaatttcccaagcttcccatttccaaaggtcccaatttccaaaatccccaaatccctaaaatactTGTTCCGTTATTAAAGTATTGCTTCTAGAAACACTGTTCCAATATCTTCAGATATTTAAATGTCTCGCCCTCTCCTATTTCACTTATCTGCCTCCAGTGTCCACTATTCCCACAGCGAGTACTTTCGACCTCCGTTGCACTGAGAATTACTGTAGTCGTAAATGCAGATGGTAAACCACTGAATAGCGAATTCAGTCGACAACCTGAAACAACATATCCTTAGAACATTTGCAAGTATTTACATTTGGATTGGACGTAGCTCCAGCGCAGCGGTTACGTAAAAACGAAACagcgaaattcaattaaaaaatatctccAATATAGCAAGGATCAAAAAACTCGGAATCAAGTCCAGTATAGAATCCGTATAATAAAAAACAATGGTTAAAAAGAGTATGATCGTAAAGAAAGAAGGGGGGATGTACGTGTATACGTGTATGTAAGGCTGTCCCACATATACACGTATATACATAGCATCTCAACATCAGTCCAATTAAAAATGTGTATCATTTTGCTCTCAAATCTACGCTGGCCTCGGCGAATATGATACATACCTGATAGCTGAATTGTCTCACAACCTTGTACAATCTGTTCGCCTCTTCGGCGAAATACTCAGCTTGGGTGAACAGATCTTGGGTTGTTTTCAACGCTCCCTCGCCTCGCGTGAACTGATACATGGAGAACGCCATCGACGACATGTTTTTCGCTCGTTTCACGATGTCGTTGTTCTCCTCCAGGGCACTTCCGCTCTCCTGCCACTTCTCCGTTTCCGCGTCCATCTCCGAAGTGATCAGCTTCATCTCTAAGCCGGCCTTTGCGATCTTCGCCTGCTCCTCGCTGTCCAGTCGTACGGGCTTCAACGGCTTGCTTGTGGTACCGTGTTTCTGAAATAGAGTCTCGTTTTAATTTATGTGCTTGGTACAGAAATTGTTCAGTAGCTATGACAAGTTTTTAATTGAGCATCCGAGGACTTTATTTTAAACCCAAGCATCCATTGGCACCTATAGTACCAGGAGGCTATGTGTTAGGTGTCAATAGATGCCAACTTAAGACGCCAAGGTCCCTTttttcaaagtcccaattttCTCAAGGACCCAattttctcaaggtcccaatttcccaaggtggCAATTCCTCAAGAtcacaatttctcaaggttccaatttcccaaggttccaattgcccaaggtttcaaattcccaaggttccaatttcccaaggttccaatttctcaagggcccaatttcccaaggttccaatcccCCAAgggcccaatttcccaaggttccaatcccccaagggcccaaattcccaaggttccaatttcccaagggcccaatttcccaaggttccaatctcccaagggcccaatttcccaaggttccaatttcccaagttcccaatttcccaaggttccaatactccaaaggtccaatttcccaagggcccaatttcccaaactcccaatttccaaaagtcccattttcccaaatccccaatttccaaaagtcccattttcccaaatccccaatttcccaaggttccaatttcccaagggcccaatttcccaaactcccaatttccaaaagtcccattttcccaaatccccaatttcccaaggtttcaatttcccaaggttccaatttcccaagggctcaatttcccaaggttccaatcccCTAAgggtccaatttcccaagggcccaatttcccaaactcccaatttccaaaagtcccattttcccaaacccccaatttcccaaacttccaattttccaaggtcccattttcccaacatcccaattttccaaggtcccaatttccaaaagtcccactAATCAAGATAGCTTCAATGTACTCACTCCTGGCCGTGGCAGAGACATGTAAACTTGCTTCTCCGGTCGATTTTGGTTCAACTCGAGCACGTCTTTCGCCACCGTGGTCACATCGGTCATGAGCCACTGCCACATGTCGGTGAAcactaaaatatttgttaatgtatatttattctaTTCAGAGACATGCGTTTAAGCAGTTGATTTACCTTCTAGGTTTTCCTTTGCAATTTTACTGGTGGGATGTCTGGCCAACGTGTGAGCGGCGGTTACCACTTGGGGACCATATATTCTCAAGTTGATCTCCGTGAACTTCGCGGAAACTTGCAGCGATTCCGAAAGTGCGACGTGTCTCAGCATTTTGCATACCTGATTCAAGTATTGGATGAGATTAATATTTGATCATTTTGGAGAGGTGGGTACTTGATCAaggtctcttattattattacttacaaGGTCTTACTACGAATTTATATAGATTTGATTGTAATTAAGATTTTACATAGACATGACTTGTACAGCTACgttcatattaatttaaattttcagagaCAACAAAAGAAGGATATGTTTATTAAACGAAGAGGATACTCACTTCAAGAATATGGTCGATGTATTCATGAAATCTGTCGCTGCTCTCTTGAAGACGATTTATGTCATTGGCCAGAGCCAGATTCGTGATCGTCGACACAAGTTCTTGGCCAGCTTTGGTTACCTGGCCTAAGTCGCCAGCTTGTTCCATGGTCGTGGTGCACAGCTGCTGACGAAGATCCCTGGTGGTACGTAGCACACCCAGCACAGCTTGTTCCATTTCAGAACTTGGGGATCCACCGCCGCCTTCGTAATTCTAGGGTAAACAACATTCAGAGTTCAGTTCGAAGTACTGGATTTCATATTGCTGGGAAAATATTATGACTTCATTTGTGTGGAGAAGGTGAGATTGTTGTTGGAGGTACTATGAAGATGTGGATTCGTTCACATTCGTGGTGAAGATATGGATTCGTTCAGATTGTCATGAGGATACTTTTAGTTACTTTGAGTTGAGAGGATACTTTTGGTGTGGAGCTGTTTTGTTCATATTGTGATGGAGATAtgatttctatattattattgaGGTATGATTTTACTCAGATTAGTAGGAAGATATGAGTCTATTTATATTGTAATGGAGATATGATTTCAGACACATCATCATGGAGATATGACTCTACTCACATCATCATGGAGATATGATTCTACTCACATCATCATGGAGATATGACTCTACTCACATCATCATGAATATGACTCTACTCACAACATCATGAAGATATGACTCTACTCATATCATCATGAATATATGACTCTACTCTCATTATCCTGAAGATATGACTCTACTCACATCATCATGAAGACATGTCTTTACTCACATCATCATTAACATATGACTCTACTCACATCATCATGAACATATGACTCTACTCACATCATCCTGAAGATATGATTCTACTCACATCATCATGAAGATATGATTCTACTCACATCATCATAAATATATGACTCTACTCACATCATCATGAAGATATAACTCTACTCCCATCATCATGAATACATGATTCTACTCATATCATCATGAAGATATGACTCTACTCACATCATCCTGAAGATATGATTCTACTCACATCATCCTGAAGATATGACTCTACTCACATCATCCTGAAGATATGACTCTACTCACATCATCATGGAGATATGATTCTACTCACATCATCATAAATATATGACGCTACTCACATCATCATGAAGATATAACTCTACTCACATCATCATGAATACATGATTCTACTCATATCATCATGAAGATATGACTCTACTCACATCATCCTGAAGACATGTCTCTACTCACATCATCATTAACATATGACTCTACTCACATCATCATGAAGATATGACTCTACTCACATCATCATGAAGACATCATTCTACTCATATCATCATGAATACATGATTCTACTCACATCATCATGAACATATCATTCTACTCACATCATCATTAACATAAGACTTCATTCACATCACCATATTTATCCACATAACTACAATACTATCACAACATCACACACATCATCCCTATTTCATTCACATCAACATATCATTTCCTTCCTCATTATTAATATCGTGAATCAATATCAACGCACCaatattctttaattattaGCTTCCATTAAACTAGCCCAGTTAGATAATAGCTCCTGAATATTACATGGCTAATGGTCATGTTTCCTAAAGGGACACATATGTTTTATTCCCCAACTAAAAGGACAGCTATTCAGCCGGTCTACTATGCCATTCACTGCCATTAGTCTGTGATAACTGATTCAGTTTGGCACGGTCATTCATTCGGATTTACGACTCTTTCAAACGCGGATCAAGCCGTGTGGGATTACTCTTTCAGGAGGGAACATTTAATCCGGTATTATATGAATCTTTTTTTGCATCCATTCGAACAAATTCAGTGCCAGAATATTATATCGAGTCTGCAATTTACACTTGTACAACTGTGTTGaaaataacaacaataaaaCTGATTCATGAATAGGTGGAtgttatttattgtttaaataatctgactggcataaaaatttcaagtaccAAAATTCTTCAGCAAAAGAAATTTAAACTACTTCATTTACAATAACAATTCACAATATAACCATTAGAGTATTCACAACAATAATTGCTGAACAATTTGAACAATAACAAAGCAAATAACTATTAGAACGAAGTATCTACTTCTGACACAAGAAAACTTTCCACGATAAAAATAACGAAACTTTAATTCAAGAaagaaaatcccaaaattgctttcacaaacaaaatttgtaaaaacgtTCTATATTTCAGAGCATTATCCTTACCATGCTGTTACCGATCCGCAAGAGAGTATTGAGCTCGAGTTTCGCTCGATCGCATAGCAAAAGGATGTTCTCTCTGTGCTCGTGACTCGTATAAGCACTATCAGTAAAGTCCTGCGTCCGCTCAACGACAGTATCCAGGGCAGATGTGAGTGTCTCTCGACATCCTGGTCCTAGGAGAGTCATCCTTGTAGTTTCCACCAGTCTCTCGAAATGTTTCAAAGCGGAGAAAGCTGTGCTGCTGTCCCAGTCCTCCTGCTGTGGACTCTGAAATTAATGACCGAATCAGAGGAACTTCTTCGGAACCATCTGCTCCCGCATTTACATAATCGCCTTTCGCGTGCATCGAAACTTTTcggtaaaaattttgttattcgtGTGTACGAATATCTGAGTTGTTAAACGTTACTTATTCTTGCATTTATGTAGGTAGAATTTTGGAGATGAAGACGAGGTTCAATGAAGGCAAGGTAGATGAAGAGAAGGTTTAATGAAGGCAAGGAAGATGATGACAATGATAAATCTTGATGAGAGTAATGGAAATTGTGGAACTGTCAGAGCAAGGTTCAAACACtgggtatttgaaatttttagcaaGTTTTCAGTAGATCTAACTTtaactaaatttctcaaattttcccaatttcccagggGTCCAATATCCCAACGGGTCTAATTTTCCAAGGGCCCAATTTCCCAAGAATCCTATTTCCCAAGGGCCCattttctcaaggtcccaatttcccaaggtcccaattcccaaggtcccaatttcccaagggtcccaattttccaagggcccaatttcccaaggttccaatttcccaaggttccaattttctaaagtcccaaattcccaagtttccaatttcccaagggcccaatctcccaagggtccattttcccaaggtcccaaattcccaaggtacCAATtgcccaaggtcccaatttcccaagggtccattttcccaaggtcccaaattcccaaggtcccaatttcccagggGTCCattttcccaaggtcccaaatttccaaggtcccaatttcccaagggtcCATTtacccaaggttccaatttcccaatggtCCATTTTCCCAAagacccaaattcccaaggtcctaaCTTCCCAAggacccaatttcccaaagttccatatttccaaagtcccaattttcccaatttccactcttctgaagtcccaatttcccacttttccaatttccaaaagtcccaatttcccaatatcccaaactcCTTACATTTCCCAACATTTCcaaagaaattttacaatttataactCGTGAACCATTTCGCGAACCAACTTGTGAATCACTCGACTGATTTCATAGTTTCAGCCTTACTCTTATAAAtcacaaaaaaaaaacttgTACTTAAATGGTTAAAATGAAGGCTTGTTTGTAGAAGATTATTTATCAGAAGATGcgctttaaaatgaaattacgcGTGTTACAGTGACTATGTTTACAACGGAACATGACCCAGTACAAAGATATCGTGGAACTTTAATGGCACGCCGCGTCTAAATATAACGCGTGTTCTAAGGTCAGCATACATAGTTGCAGTCGAGGATAGAGTTCGTTCGACTATGAAATATCGAGTGCAACCATATATTTTTCTCCGGTAATTACTCGCACGAGATCCTTGAACGTGACCGAGCTCGAAAACACCATTTTCTTCACACAAGTTCCACGATTATCGCTCAATCTGCACGTAATAAATTTTTCATCGAGTATCCACTCTACGGAATCGCTTATACATCGATCTTGGATATTTTTACCGGCTATTCGGAAACATGTTCGCTTTTGATAGAccaatttattttactttgcttttgaatatgttattgtgattcggTTGGAAATTTGTTTGCGATTGTTTGTTAAGGaagggggaatttggggtttggagggAAGTGAATTGGGTGCAAGAGTCCTAATTTTCTAAGGgcctaatttcccaaagtctcaattttctaaagtcccaattttccaaggtttcaattttctaaagtcccaaattcccaaggttccaatttcccaagggcccaatcttccaaggttctaatttcccaagggtccaatttcccaaggtcccaatttcccaaggttccaatttcccaaggtcccaatttcccaagggttcaatttcccaagatcccaatttcccaaggttccaattttctaaagtcccaaattcccaagtttccaatttcccaagggcccaatctcccaagtttccaatttcccaagggcccaatctcccaaggttccaatttcccaaggtcccaatctcccaaggttccaatttcccaaggttccaattttctaaagtcccaaattcccaagtttccaatttcccaagggcccaatctcccaagtttccaatttcccaagggcccaatctcccaaggttccaatttcccaaggtcccaatctcccaaggttccaatttcccaaggtcccaatttcccagcgttccaatttcccagggttccaattttctaaagtcccaaattcccaagtttccaatttcccaagggcccaatctcccaaggttccaatttcccaaggtcccaatttcccagcgttccaatttcccagggttccaattttctaaagtcccattttcccaaggttccaatttcctaagcatccaatttcccaagggtcCCATTCTCCTAAGGTCCCattctcccaaggtcccattctcccaattttccaattttctaaagttccaatttcacaagggtccaatttctcaaacttcaaatttcccaaagtcccaattttccaaaggtCCCAATTTgccaaaagtcccaatttcccaattttcaaaagtcccaaccttcccaactgccaattttctaaagtcccaatttcccaatcctccaaaatcttaattttctaaagtcccaatttcccaagattcTAATTTCTCTCTGTTTGCAGGTTGGCAAGAAATTCTAGCGATGTCGGTGCATTAATGCAGCGACTGCAATTTGGCACGTGCCGAAGAATGGCCCGCAACGTTTATGACATCCATTTCGGCGTCGTTCGCTATGCGACGCCCTTTATCCGCGGTACGATATCAATTCGCAATGCTGTCAATGCACCCGGTCCATTCCGTGcttcttaaatttcgaaaatgctcgGAGGGAGATGGTACGGCTGAAACTTCGTGTCGTGATACGTGGAACACGTTGCGAAATATTCTCAACTTTCTAATGCACCCTTTCCGTATCGAGGAGGAAATTATCGGAAAAGCATCTCGACAAGTGGAGGACAAGATATTGACGAGTGATCGAGTAGATTCGATTTGAGATTGGAAGTGTATCTTTTTAAAGGGAAGTGTGTTTTGCAATTTGGAACGTGGAGCGATTTTTAGAGGGTTgagaatttttgcatttataaatttttaattattaaattactatattttcgtattcttaacttttcaaatttctggatcccgaaaattgcaaatttctcaaattccccaaattctccaagttccctAAACTACTTAGATTtccgtaaatttcaaaattctataaatctacagatttttcaaattttcccaattttctcaattttccaaaattcctaaatttcccctaTTTCTCATATCTCTCTATTACAaactcccctaattccaaaGTCAACagactaaaaatactaaaaataaatgaCTAAATCTCGAAACagtcaaattgcaaaatttccagcCCCAAAATTCCAGTTCAGAATGAAAGCAGAAATTTCATATCTCAACGAGAGTGTCGTTCACATAGATAATTATTTCTTTCTCCGACGAACATACTGTGCTTTGTAACTTTACGTAATATAACTTTTTAGAGGTACTCCCAGTGTTTGACTACCTCAAGCTTTCATCAAGCAACCGTCCATCAACGCACTTTGGAGTATTTTACTTAAGGTGGTTTCATCACAAACACGCTTTATTACGAAActgctttaaaatttaattggatGTAACTTTTACAACGTCGAGCCTCATGCGAAAGTAAAACGGCATGAAAAGGACTATTGTTCACTGTCAAATTTCTCTACCTCCAAGTGAAATGTGTAAATTATCTTgtatttctttcatttcttaggtttatgtataaaattgtactGAACTGGAGTTGGAAGAATgattattaaattcattatgTACTATGGTTTTAAATTGTTAGTTTTGTAAGAGTTACAGGGTTACATAATTACAAGATTCTaattttccaaggtcccaattttccaagataCCTATTTCTCAGGGgcccaattttctaaagtcccaattttccaaggtcccaattttctaaagtttcaattttccaagtttccaattttctaaagtcccagtttcccaaggtcccaattttctaaagtcccaatttcccaaggtcccaattttctaaagtcccaatttcccaagtttccaattttctaaagtcccaatttcccaaggttccaagtttccaaggtcccaattttctaaagtcccaatttcccaaggtcccaagtttccaaggtcccaattttctaaagtcccaatttcccaaggtcccaagtttccaaggtcccaattttctaaagtcccaattttccaaggtcccaatttcccaaggttccaagtttccaagtttccaattttctaaagtcccagtttcccaaggtcccaattttctaaagtcccaatttcccaaaatcccaattttctaaagtcccaatttcccaaaatcccaattttctaaagacccaatctttcaaaattcgaatttccaaaggtcccaatttccaataatctcaaatccccaaagcgCCTActcactaaattcctaaatccccaaatccccaaaagaaAACAAACTCTATGCCCCTCAAGAGAATTGCCCCGTGAAGAATTTGAAAGCACATCGATATCAACAAGGTCTCTAAAAGACTATTTTAGCCGATGCAAGTTTATGCGAATGTAGGTTTCCCGCACGGATTTACAGAAGTACGGCGCCACGACGAAATATCGGCCACGAGTGCAGGGTGGTTACGCACGTAAAATAACGCGCGATGACACGGCGAGAAACATTAACAATGAAATACATGGGAAAAGCTTGGATCAAATCCAAGGAGCTTTCGCCAAATTCTGACTCACTATTAACCCGCAACGCCCGTGAAATAAGATTTTTCCGACCTTGGATAACATTGGCCAACTTTTCTAACGTGGCGCGCCGTCGCCAAAATTCTAGACAACCGCCGGCGAAGAATGCTCGTTTAATGAAGCTGTATTTCAATTAAACGTGGAAGTTCATCTTCTTGGGTGACGTTATTTGGGTTTCTCGTTTAATTCGGTTGCTGGGAAATGGAGGGATGTAGTGTAGGAGTGAATTAGAAttaaatattgggatttgggactttggagaggtGGGttgttgggaaattgggactttgagagattaGTATATTAGGGgattgggactttagaaaattggaattt
Protein-coding regions in this window:
- the alpha-Catr gene encoding alpha-catenin related isoform X5, producing MATPDPVDPATLEIKTRSIEQTLLPLVKQISTLVSHRERPLCSDRSLRAVARVGQAVNLAVERFVTVGETIADDNPEIKQDMYEACKEARVAGSAIEKLCECAMEDSLADRGSVVRAARCLLGSVTRVLLLADIVVVKQLLLAKDKVARSLGRLESVSNFTEFVKAFSQFGAEMVELAHLTGDRQNDLKDERRRAQMAAARQVLERSTMMLLTSSKTCLRHPECPSARENRDTVFCQMRRAMDLIHYVVKDGVLDCSESQSYSNSQSPQQEDWDSSTAFSALKHFERLVETTRMTLLGPGCRETLTSALDTVVERTQDFTDSAYTSHEHRENILLLCDRAKLELNTLLRIGNSMNYEGGGGSPSSEMEQAVLGVLRTTRDLRQQLCTTTMEQAGDLGQVTKAGQELVSTITNLALANDINRLQESSDRFHEYIDHILEVCKMLRHVALSESLQVSAKFTEINLRIYGPQVVTAAHTLARHPTSKIAKENLEVFTDMWQWLMTDVTTVAKDVLELNQNRPEKQVYMSLPRPGKHGTTSKPLKPVRLDSEEQAKIAKAGLEMKLITSEMDAETEKWQESGSALEENNDIVKRAKNMSSMAFSMYQFTRGEGALKTTQDLFTQAEYFAEEANRLYKVVRQFSYQVVD